In a single window of the Desulfovibrio mangrovi genome:
- a CDS encoding Gfo/Idh/MocA family protein, with protein MLPIIKNRKIKVAVIGCGRISKNHFESIRKFPDDLELIGACDISKDAAEQVEKTYNVPCYRSYTDLLTKLKPDVVALCTPSGLHPQQAVEAASAGISVITEKPMATRWADGVRMVKACDEARVRLFVVKQNRRNATLQLLKRAMDENRFGRLHMVHLNVFWTRPQAYYDQAKWRGTWELDGGAFMNQASHYVDLIEWLIGPVADIQAMTSTNRNIEVEDTGVMNVRWRNGALGSMAVTMCTYPKNYEGSITIIGEKGTVRVGGVAANEILTWDFADKQPYDDNVQSASYETTSVYGFGHPLYYKNVVDVFRGDAEPETDGREGLKSLEVLIAAYLSARDGRTVSLPLEY; from the coding sequence ATGTTACCAATTATCAAGAATCGTAAAATAAAAGTTGCGGTCATCGGCTGCGGACGCATTTCCAAAAATCATTTTGAATCCATCCGCAAGTTTCCTGACGATCTGGAACTCATTGGAGCTTGCGATATTTCCAAAGACGCAGCTGAACAAGTCGAGAAGACTTATAATGTTCCATGCTATCGTTCCTATACTGACCTTTTGACGAAGCTGAAGCCTGACGTTGTGGCTCTGTGTACCCCTAGCGGGCTGCACCCCCAGCAAGCCGTGGAAGCTGCCAGCGCAGGGATTAGTGTTATTACGGAAAAGCCTATGGCAACCCGCTGGGCAGATGGAGTACGCATGGTCAAAGCTTGCGACGAAGCTCGGGTTCGCCTCTTCGTGGTAAAACAGAACCGAAGGAACGCAACGCTGCAGTTATTAAAACGCGCTATGGATGAAAACCGTTTCGGACGGCTGCACATGGTACACCTGAACGTTTTCTGGACTCGTCCTCAAGCCTACTATGACCAAGCGAAGTGGCGTGGGACATGGGAACTGGACGGCGGGGCTTTTATGAACCAGGCGAGCCATTACGTAGACCTGATTGAATGGCTGATCGGTCCCGTAGCAGATATCCAAGCTATGACCTCCACCAACCGCAATATAGAAGTGGAAGATACCGGTGTCATGAACGTACGCTGGCGGAACGGTGCACTGGGCTCGATGGCGGTCACCATGTGTACGTACCCCAAAAACTATGAAGGATCCATTACCATTATCGGCGAGAAGGGCACCGTGCGTGTAGGCGGGGTTGCTGCCAATGAGATACTCACTTGGGATTTTGCTGACAAGCAGCCCTACGACGACAATGTGCAGTCAGCGAGTTACGAAACCACCTCTGTGTATGGTTTCGGACATCCTCTATACTACAAAAATGTAGTTGATGTTTTCCGTGGCGATGCTGAACCGGAAACAGACGGCAGGGAAGGCCTGAAGTCTCTTGAAGTACTTATTGCAGCGTACCTTTCTGCCAGAGACGGCCGTACCGTTTCGCTGCCCCTCGAATACTAG
- a CDS encoding class I SAM-dependent methyltransferase, with product MGNERPSSFYDEVYKRGGTGKAFFKHYSESLYYESWNLVISLLKEDQPKHVLDIGCGVGQFAQMAHDLLPSLEGYVGVDFSETALEMAAKNCPQATFLRKNIVEESLDDLLCDFIVCLEVLEHIEDDLPLLYNLPKNVDIIFSVPNYDSLGHVRHFSNEKEVLDRYARAIDIVKIFTIRINDEKVLYVGRGTVKSGASTCTP from the coding sequence ATGGGCAACGAAAGACCAAGTAGTTTTTATGACGAAGTGTATAAAAGAGGAGGTACTGGTAAGGCGTTTTTTAAGCATTACTCAGAATCTCTCTATTATGAATCATGGAATCTTGTCATATCTCTGTTAAAGGAAGATCAGCCTAAGCATGTTCTTGATATCGGGTGCGGTGTCGGGCAGTTTGCGCAAATGGCTCACGACTTGCTGCCTTCGCTTGAGGGATATGTAGGAGTGGATTTTAGTGAAACGGCGCTAGAAATGGCCGCTAAAAACTGTCCTCAAGCAACTTTTTTACGCAAGAACATTGTAGAAGAGTCTTTGGATGATTTGCTTTGCGACTTTATTGTTTGCCTTGAAGTTCTAGAGCATATAGAAGATGATCTGCCTCTTTTATATAATCTTCCAAAAAATGTAGATATTATTTTCAGTGTTCCTAACTATGATTCTCTAGGTCATGTCAGGCATTTTTCCAATGAAAAAGAGGTGCTTGATCGTTACGCAAGAGCAATAGACATTGTTAAAATATTTACCATAAGAATCAATGATGAAAAGGTGTTATATGTTGGAAGGGGGACGGTGAAATCTGGTGCGTCGACTTGTACCCCATAG
- a CDS encoding DegT/DnrJ/EryC1/StrS family aminotransferase, with amino-acid sequence MQFVDLNAQFERIEQEVRNRIDAVLKHGKYIMGPEVNQLEKELASFCGASHALSCASGTDALLLPLMAWGIGPGDAVFVPNFTFFATAEVVSLLGATPIFVDVDPVTFCMDPDKLQDAIAAVETGNASLHPLPQLSTSHRLVPRAVIPVDLFGIAAHYEKIIPVAKSAGLYVLQDAAQSFGCEWDGRRACAMGCDAAATSFFPAKPLGCYGDGGAVFTEDPELAEVMKSLRVHGKGAHKYDNIRIGMNGRLDTIQAAILLAKLEVFEDELERRQQVADLYQSRLAACSNLTLPSVPIGRKSAWAQYSLLSSNRESVLEALKERGIPTAIYYPTPLPFLTAYKSYNYHPDDFPVASRLSEEIFSVPFHPYLSEDSVAFIADTLTSIEI; translated from the coding sequence ATGCAATTTGTTGATTTAAATGCTCAATTTGAACGCATCGAACAAGAAGTTCGTAACCGAATTGATGCCGTGCTTAAGCATGGTAAATATATAATGGGGCCTGAAGTAAACCAACTGGAGAAGGAATTGGCCTCTTTTTGCGGAGCTTCCCATGCCCTCAGCTGTGCTTCTGGAACGGACGCGCTTCTGCTTCCACTCATGGCATGGGGAATCGGCCCCGGTGACGCAGTATTTGTACCCAACTTTACCTTCTTTGCTACTGCAGAGGTTGTATCCCTGCTTGGCGCTACGCCAATATTTGTGGATGTCGATCCCGTGACCTTCTGCATGGATCCCGACAAGCTACAAGATGCAATAGCAGCCGTTGAGACGGGAAACGCCTCATTGCACCCATTGCCTCAGTTATCCACCAGCCATCGCCTTGTGCCTCGAGCGGTCATCCCCGTAGATTTGTTCGGCATAGCAGCCCATTATGAAAAGATTATCCCCGTTGCAAAAAGTGCAGGATTGTATGTCCTGCAGGACGCTGCCCAATCTTTTGGATGTGAATGGGATGGACGCAGGGCGTGCGCCATGGGGTGTGATGCTGCCGCTACCAGCTTCTTCCCAGCCAAACCTCTTGGCTGCTACGGAGACGGCGGAGCCGTATTCACAGAAGACCCTGAACTGGCGGAGGTCATGAAGTCTTTGCGTGTTCACGGCAAAGGAGCGCACAAGTATGACAACATCCGTATTGGCATGAATGGGCGCTTAGATACTATTCAAGCGGCTATTTTGCTGGCGAAGCTTGAAGTCTTTGAGGATGAACTTGAAAGACGGCAGCAGGTTGCTGATCTTTATCAATCACGCCTGGCTGCCTGTTCAAATCTGACTCTTCCGAGTGTCCCCATTGGCCGAAAAAGTGCTTGGGCGCAATACTCCTTACTATCTAGCAACAGAGAGTCTGTTTTGGAAGCCTTAAAGGAGCGCGGTATTCCTACTGCTATATACTACCCGACTCCGCTCCCATTCCTTACCGCCTATAAGTCTTACAACTATCACCCCGACGATTTCCCTGTTGCTTCAAGGTTATCGGAAGAAATATTCAGCGTGCCCTTCCATCCCTATCTTTCAGAGGATAGCGTTGCGTTCATTGCGGACACGTTGACCTCTATAGAGATTTAA
- a CDS encoding dihydrodipicolinate synthase family protein translates to MNFLDITAKIHGNVVPVPAQFNDDLSLNVGGMQEHVSFLLDQGVKVFYLALSASQFEYMTSKERLQVVRGVCNVVGSKGTVLAQPVTNGWIDGQIEEAKAMMDAGADVLVVKPVGIKEGGKFFSCTYKRGKYSPERHDDFFISYMERMAIETQAPLAYHDAPFKGGQGLSLDALLKIAEIDNTVCVKVHVPEPSSMQKVYGALKGKVAAYDGFGKTLQLWSLTWGATGRHTCWSWFDPQGDMEFTKLVMTGDIAGAVEQVNREWPIAHAIIETGFQGYMELMSLAGLPSGPIRIPGESLSSAQKGMLKKAAQQVGII, encoded by the coding sequence ATGAATTTTTTAGATATTACAGCAAAGATACATGGCAATGTTGTTCCTGTTCCGGCCCAGTTTAATGATGATTTGAGTCTAAACGTTGGTGGTATGCAGGAGCATGTTTCATTCTTGTTGGATCAGGGGGTTAAGGTTTTTTATCTTGCTCTTTCAGCATCTCAATTTGAATATATGACTAGCAAAGAGCGTCTCCAGGTAGTGAGAGGCGTTTGCAATGTTGTCGGTAGTAAAGGAACAGTTTTGGCTCAGCCTGTTACCAATGGCTGGATCGACGGTCAAATTGAAGAAGCCAAGGCTATGATGGATGCTGGGGCAGATGTTTTGGTCGTCAAGCCTGTCGGCATCAAGGAAGGCGGGAAGTTTTTTAGCTGCACCTACAAGCGCGGTAAATATTCCCCGGAAAGGCATGATGATTTCTTCATAAGCTATATGGAGCGAATGGCGATTGAAACTCAAGCTCCTCTTGCTTATCACGATGCTCCTTTCAAAGGCGGGCAGGGGCTCTCTTTGGACGCCCTTTTGAAGATTGCTGAGATTGATAACACCGTATGCGTAAAGGTGCACGTGCCCGAGCCCAGTTCTATGCAGAAAGTATATGGCGCCTTAAAGGGGAAAGTGGCTGCATATGATGGTTTTGGGAAAACTCTACAGCTTTGGTCTCTGACATGGGGGGCAACGGGACGTCACACATGCTGGTCCTGGTTTGATCCTCAAGGAGACATGGAGTTCACCAAGCTGGTTATGACTGGAGATATCGCCGGTGCAGTCGAGCAGGTTAATCGCGAATGGCCCATCGCTCATGCAATTATCGAGACGGGCTTTCAAGGGTATATGGAGCTTATGAGCCTTGCTGGCCTTCCCTCTGGCCCGATTCGTATCCCCGGCGAAAGCTTGAGCAGCGCTCAAAAGGGAATGCTAAAAAAAGCTGCACAACAGGTTGGAATCATCTAG
- a CDS encoding CatB-related O-acetyltransferase: protein MNPKRSFSVALGKDVQIPFDSVLKCPEISIGDNTRINGAINIRGNANCSIGNYCAFGYGITIVTTNHLTSFANLQVAMNRKFGFLPLEQADSPVRIGHNVWLGDNVTVLSGVTIGNGAIVGAGSVVTKDVPAYSINYGVPAKFGRFRFAPEIQQVLEEVEWWSWSDDKIARNAVFFNSNLELVNEKTLRELIIS, encoded by the coding sequence GTGAATCCTAAGCGCTCATTTAGCGTAGCACTTGGCAAAGATGTGCAAATTCCATTTGACTCCGTTCTTAAGTGTCCGGAGATTTCAATTGGTGACAATACGCGAATTAATGGTGCAATTAACATTCGCGGGAATGCTAATTGCTCTATAGGAAATTACTGTGCATTTGGTTATGGAATTACAATTGTTACAACAAATCACCTAACCAGTTTTGCTAACCTTCAGGTTGCAATGAACCGAAAATTTGGCTTTTTGCCTCTTGAGCAGGCCGACTCGCCAGTTCGCATTGGTCATAATGTGTGGCTTGGTGACAATGTGACGGTATTGTCTGGAGTGACTATTGGAAATGGCGCAATCGTCGGTGCCGGTAGTGTTGTAACTAAAGATGTGCCCGCTTACAGCATAAATTATGGTGTGCCCGCAAAGTTTGGGCGGTTTAGATTTGCACCTGAAATTCAGCAAGTTCTTGAAGAAGTTGAATGGTGGTCTTGGTCTGACGACAAGATTGCCAGAAATGCAGTTTTTTTTAATTCCAACCTTGAACTTGTCAATGAGAAAACATTGCGCGAGCTCATTATTTCTTAG
- a CDS encoding Gfo/Idh/MocA family protein codes for MIRFGIIGAGRVVSPRYVDVFTQELKDTSVVAVCDLVREKAVDVSARLGAEVAVDKEALLKRSDIDAVIIASESGKHFEHAKQALLAGKHVVVEKPPCMLPAQLDELVALARTQQRMFAPIFQNRYNPAMRAVKQAAQAGRFGKIVLATFRLRWCRYQDYYEDGWHGTWAMDGGVINQQAIHHVDALQWVCGPVSEVTAFKANALNKLEAEDTMIASLRFANGALGSMEATTAARPKDFEASLSIVGEKGLVVIGGIALNKIETWDFIERLPEDDTISLTHSQEVPTGYGLSHGPLLQDIVSRLNDGSLEPPITPESCRPTIELVHAVYRSIEDRMPVQLKDSPLSVRLGRG; via the coding sequence ATGATTCGTTTTGGAATAATTGGAGCAGGTAGAGTTGTTTCGCCAAGGTACGTTGATGTCTTTACACAGGAGCTTAAAGACACTTCTGTTGTTGCGGTGTGCGATTTGGTAAGAGAAAAGGCTGTGGATGTTTCGGCCAGGTTGGGAGCTGAGGTCGCTGTAGATAAAGAAGCGCTTTTGAAGCGCAGTGATATTGATGCAGTTATTATTGCCAGCGAGTCCGGCAAGCATTTTGAGCATGCCAAGCAGGCTTTGTTGGCGGGCAAGCATGTTGTTGTAGAAAAGCCGCCGTGCATGTTGCCAGCACAACTCGATGAGCTTGTTGCTTTAGCGCGTACGCAACAGCGTATGTTTGCACCCATTTTCCAGAACAGGTACAACCCCGCTATGCGTGCCGTTAAGCAGGCTGCGCAAGCCGGTCGTTTTGGAAAGATCGTACTTGCCACTTTCAGGCTGCGGTGGTGCCGTTACCAAGACTACTACGAGGATGGTTGGCATGGTACTTGGGCTATGGACGGCGGCGTGATTAACCAGCAGGCGATTCACCATGTGGATGCTCTCCAGTGGGTTTGCGGGCCAGTCAGCGAAGTGACGGCTTTTAAGGCCAACGCGTTGAACAAGCTTGAAGCTGAGGATACCATGATTGCGAGTCTTCGGTTTGCCAATGGTGCGCTTGGTTCCATGGAAGCCACAACCGCTGCGCGGCCTAAAGATTTTGAAGCATCTCTTTCAATTGTTGGTGAAAAGGGACTCGTGGTGATCGGGGGCATCGCCCTGAACAAGATTGAAACATGGGACTTTATTGAGCGTCTTCCTGAGGATGACACAATTTCTCTGACCCATTCCCAAGAAGTTCCTACCGGCTATGGGCTGTCTCACGGGCCATTGTTGCAAGATATAGTAAGCAGATTGAACGATGGTTCACTTGAGCCGCCTATCACTCCAGAAAGCTGCCGCCCGACTATTGAGCTTGTTCATGCGGTGTACCGCAGCATTGAAGACAGAATGCCTGTGCAGCTTAAAGATTCCCCGCTTTCTGTGCGGCTTGGAAGAGGCTAG
- a CDS encoding cytidylyltransferase domain-containing protein: MINVLAIIPARGGSKGVPRKNLRPLAGKPLIYYAITSCLAARNIAKVVVSTDDEEIALFAQRFGAEVLMRPAELAGDDIPLDPVIVHAAQQFSVDEAYSAVVTVQPTSPLISAADIDSALTVMHELQADTLLSVVEDAHLEWTIVADGMPKPLYKERVNRQFLPPKYKETGAVIACNWQQLMTGTRIGKNVALYKMPPERAIDIDSVLDFYICESLLRQKRIVFVVAGDKKIGLGHAYRATLLAHELVHHQICFVCEEDQREAIQVIEKSNYTVFSVAKGHILDKIAELSPELVVNDILDTDVSYIKALKALGAKVICFEDLGSGAGEADLVVNALYPTVLPANNVLSGSKWFCLRDEFIYSPHKSGACEGGKRFLLTFGGVDEGNIACRVLTLLADEILSREYDIDVVLGPGFGHRDEVDRIVRHNSARINVVQGTTQISEFMFNATAAITSGGRTVYELISTKTPTIVICQNAREVTHTAASSENGIINLGHNVLVSDQMIRDAVLTVLDSDEIRQTMRQKMAKLDLKNGKQAVLNEFERLLRG; this comes from the coding sequence ATGATAAACGTTTTAGCTATTATTCCGGCTCGGGGTGGCTCTAAGGGGGTGCCGAGAAAGAACTTGCGTCCTTTGGCAGGGAAGCCATTAATTTACTACGCAATAACAAGCTGCTTAGCCGCTCGGAATATTGCAAAGGTGGTTGTTTCTACCGATGACGAAGAGATAGCCCTTTTTGCTCAACGGTTTGGTGCAGAAGTGTTGATGCGTCCCGCTGAACTGGCTGGAGATGACATTCCTTTAGATCCCGTAATTGTCCATGCGGCACAGCAGTTCTCTGTTGATGAGGCGTATAGTGCCGTTGTCACAGTACAGCCGACATCTCCCCTGATTTCAGCAGCCGACATTGATTCCGCTCTGACGGTAATGCATGAGCTGCAGGCTGACACATTGTTGTCAGTTGTTGAGGATGCTCATCTGGAATGGACCATTGTGGCAGATGGAATGCCGAAGCCTCTTTATAAGGAGCGGGTGAACCGCCAGTTTTTACCGCCAAAATACAAAGAGACCGGTGCCGTTATTGCCTGTAATTGGCAACAGCTTATGACGGGAACGCGTATAGGAAAGAATGTTGCCCTATATAAAATGCCCCCTGAGCGTGCCATTGATATCGATTCTGTTCTGGATTTTTATATTTGCGAGAGCCTGTTGCGTCAGAAACGCATAGTTTTTGTGGTGGCCGGGGATAAAAAAATTGGGTTGGGCCATGCATACCGAGCAACTTTGCTGGCGCATGAGCTTGTTCATCATCAAATCTGTTTTGTGTGTGAAGAGGATCAGCGAGAAGCTATTCAGGTTATCGAAAAATCAAATTATACCGTTTTCTCTGTGGCCAAGGGGCATATCCTCGACAAGATTGCAGAGTTGTCTCCGGAATTGGTGGTGAATGATATTCTTGATACCGATGTTTCGTATATCAAGGCGCTGAAGGCTTTAGGTGCAAAGGTTATTTGTTTTGAAGACCTCGGAAGTGGGGCTGGGGAAGCAGATTTGGTTGTGAATGCCCTGTATCCTACTGTGCTGCCAGCAAATAACGTGCTTTCCGGTTCAAAGTGGTTTTGTTTGCGTGATGAGTTTATCTATTCTCCTCACAAGTCAGGAGCTTGTGAAGGTGGCAAGCGATTCTTGTTGACCTTTGGGGGAGTGGATGAAGGGAATATTGCCTGTCGAGTGCTTACCTTGCTCGCAGATGAAATTCTATCTAGAGAATACGATATCGACGTAGTGCTTGGTCCTGGGTTTGGCCATCGTGATGAAGTCGACCGTATTGTCCGACATAATTCTGCAAGAATAAATGTGGTGCAAGGGACTACGCAAATCTCTGAATTTATGTTTAACGCCACTGCCGCGATTACGTCTGGCGGCAGGACTGTTTATGAACTTATCAGCACAAAAACCCCGACCATAGTTATCTGTCAAAATGCGCGAGAAGTGACGCATACGGCAGCATCCAGCGAAAATGGAATTATTAATTTAGGGCACAATGTGTTGGTCTCTGATCAAATGATTCGTGATGCCGTGCTGACTGTTTTGGATAGTGATGAGATTCGACAGACGATGAGGCAGAAAATGGCCAAGTTGGATCTTAAAAATGGGAAGCAGGCGGTATTAAATGAATTTGAAAGACTTTTAAGGGGATAA
- a CDS encoding glycosyltransferase family 2 protein: MPNISVIVRSRNEERWISACLEGIRSQTIESEIIVVDNASTDRTIEKAKCFSPKIIQLGGGAFRPGFAINEGIRASSGEFIAIISSHCIPVNEYWLENLLRNFETPEVLGVYGRQEPLPFTNDLDKRDLINVFGLDKKIQYKDPFFHNANSMIKRSTWEEHPFCENTLHIEDRIWTQQLLNGKNCIVYEPEASVYHYHGINQGRNIARASRIVRILESIQQPQRPDFIPGVDVVALIPSRGELRMMNGKPLIDRTIAAAKQSSTVKRIVVTTDNEVTAEHVVSLGALPILRPKALSRSHVGLGLVYKHALEELARSGIYSDLFVLMEEKYAFRPVDLVDNLVEGLLHGGYSTTTAVCSEYGSIWKQADDELQRVDDGFKPSVVKDPLFLGVSGLGAVTSSEWLLQGEKFGPKVGLVRVDAQYSRYAIDDDRDLAIAAFIEQNNMI, from the coding sequence ATGCCAAATATATCAGTAATTGTACGTAGCCGTAATGAGGAACGGTGGATAAGCGCATGTCTCGAAGGCATACGTTCACAAACTATCGAGTCCGAAATTATCGTTGTTGATAATGCAAGTACAGATAGGACTATTGAAAAGGCAAAATGTTTTTCACCAAAGATTATTCAGCTGGGAGGAGGTGCCTTCCGGCCTGGATTTGCTATTAATGAAGGGATTAGGGCTAGCAGTGGTGAATTCATTGCCATAATATCTTCTCACTGCATTCCTGTTAACGAGTATTGGCTTGAGAATTTGTTGAGGAATTTTGAGACGCCGGAAGTTCTCGGAGTATATGGAAGGCAGGAACCTCTTCCATTTACGAACGATCTAGATAAGCGCGATCTGATAAACGTTTTTGGGCTGGATAAAAAGATCCAATATAAAGATCCATTCTTCCATAATGCCAATAGTATGATCAAGCGATCTACTTGGGAAGAGCACCCTTTTTGCGAAAATACCCTTCATATTGAAGATAGAATTTGGACACAGCAGCTCTTGAACGGTAAAAATTGTATCGTGTACGAGCCTGAAGCCAGTGTGTACCACTATCATGGTATTAATCAGGGAAGAAATATAGCACGTGCTAGTAGGATTGTTCGTATTCTTGAGAGCATTCAACAGCCGCAGCGCCCAGATTTTATTCCTGGAGTTGATGTTGTTGCATTGATTCCTTCTCGCGGCGAGTTGCGGATGATGAATGGAAAGCCGCTTATCGACAGAACCATCGCTGCGGCTAAACAGTCGTCAACAGTCAAGCGTATTGTTGTAACAACGGATAATGAAGTCACCGCAGAGCATGTGGTTTCTTTAGGGGCTTTGCCAATACTTAGACCTAAGGCCCTATCAAGGTCACATGTTGGCCTTGGGCTGGTGTACAAGCATGCTTTGGAAGAGCTCGCAAGGTCTGGTATTTATTCTGATTTGTTTGTGCTAATGGAAGAAAAGTATGCTTTTCGTCCGGTTGATCTTGTGGACAATCTGGTTGAGGGGTTATTGCATGGCGGCTATTCGACAACAACAGCCGTCTGCTCTGAGTATGGTTCTATTTGGAAACAAGCCGATGATGAGTTGCAACGAGTTGATGATGGCTTTAAGCCTTCTGTCGTTAAAGATCCTTTGTTCCTTGGGGTGAGCGGGCTTGGCGCCGTTACCAGTAGCGAATGGCTGCTTCAAGGAGAAAAATTTGGTCCTAAAGTCGGCTTGGTTCGTGTTGATGCTCAGTATTCTCGGTATGCGATTGATGATGATCGTGATTTAGCTATTGCTGCCTTCATTGAGCAAAACAATATGATTTAG
- a CDS encoding cytidylyltransferase domain-containing protein produces MMRKVLAVIPARGGSKGIPRKNIIDIDGKPLVAYSIEAALNAKNIDKVIVSTDDEEIAAIAKSYGAEVPFLRPPELSGDNITLAYVVLHALQWYDERGEVFDAVMSLQPTAPLISSQTLTDVVSLFHAKNAKAVTTVCKAPTHPYLAKRLLEDQEIEAFVAPPPGAVLFPRQKREPAYVINGAVYLRDRELLENLEANSYNLGSKPYAVVMSSEESVDVNEPFDLNIAAFFLQKRRSGDAGES; encoded by the coding sequence ATGATGCGTAAAGTTCTGGCAGTAATCCCAGCTCGAGGGGGTTCAAAAGGAATTCCTCGAAAGAACATTATTGATATTGATGGGAAGCCTCTTGTGGCCTATAGCATAGAGGCCGCATTAAATGCAAAGAACATTGATAAGGTAATAGTTTCGACAGACGATGAAGAAATTGCGGCAATTGCGAAAAGCTATGGAGCAGAAGTTCCCTTTTTGCGCCCGCCGGAACTCTCTGGAGACAACATTACTTTGGCGTACGTTGTGCTGCATGCGCTGCAATGGTATGACGAACGTGGCGAGGTGTTTGATGCAGTAATGTCTTTGCAGCCGACTGCACCGCTTATTTCATCCCAAACACTTACCGATGTTGTAAGTCTTTTTCACGCTAAAAATGCGAAAGCTGTTACAACAGTCTGCAAAGCTCCAACGCATCCTTATTTGGCAAAACGGCTATTAGAAGATCAAGAAATAGAAGCATTTGTTGCGCCTCCGCCCGGAGCAGTCTTATTTCCCCGCCAGAAAAGAGAGCCAGCTTACGTAATCAACGGAGCAGTTTATCTTCGCGATAGAGAGCTGTTGGAAAATCTTGAAGCCAATAGCTATAATTTAGGTTCCAAACCGTATGCTGTCGTCATGAGCAGTGAAGAGTCTGTTGATGTGAATGAACCGTTTGACCTGAATATTGCAGCCTTTTTTCTTCAAAAACGACGTTCCGGAGATGCAGGTGAATCCTAA
- a CDS encoding shikimate dehydrogenase family protein, with protein MTSPLDCISNVVDTTRVQFYAAILGANPSQGARSPKLWNAAFAKLGISGEMVPMDVAPEKLGALVDALREDARFIGGAVAMPYKTAIIPYLDRVDKQAQAIGAINCIYRSAEGLVGCNTDGAGALWSLEQSVGSIKGKSVLAIGCGGAGVAVATHIAYALGASGTLLLANRDPQKAAYLQKKLEGVCAVRVVPTPPSEADLKDAQIVVNCTSLGFGPILEADGRAQSQRFYTPLALADINPSVPAGPNAEARYCAAASAEIGANMAASLRLLSVACPEVVMDIVYQPQITALLALASMFGAKTVNGLGMNLEQAVIAFDKATAGVGLRSSDVNVVRQAMQEL; from the coding sequence ATGACCTCTCCTTTGGATTGTATTTCTAACGTTGTAGACACTACGCGCGTTCAGTTTTACGCAGCTATTTTAGGTGCAAATCCTTCACAAGGGGCCCGTTCTCCCAAGCTTTGGAATGCAGCTTTTGCCAAGCTCGGTATCTCTGGGGAAATGGTGCCAATGGATGTAGCACCTGAGAAGCTAGGGGCGCTGGTGGATGCGTTGCGTGAGGATGCTCGGTTTATCGGCGGAGCAGTTGCAATGCCGTATAAGACCGCCATTATCCCGTATCTCGACAGAGTTGATAAACAAGCGCAAGCTATCGGTGCTATAAATTGTATCTATAGGTCGGCGGAAGGCCTTGTGGGATGTAATACCGATGGAGCTGGCGCCTTGTGGAGCTTGGAACAATCCGTTGGAAGTATAAAAGGTAAAAGCGTGTTGGCTATTGGCTGCGGCGGTGCCGGAGTTGCTGTCGCAACGCATATAGCTTATGCGTTGGGTGCTAGCGGAACGTTATTGCTTGCCAACCGTGATCCACAAAAGGCAGCCTATCTACAGAAAAAGTTGGAAGGTGTATGTGCGGTGCGAGTTGTTCCCACGCCGCCTTCTGAGGCTGATTTGAAAGATGCCCAGATTGTTGTTAATTGCACGAGCTTGGGTTTTGGCCCTATCCTCGAGGCTGATGGCCGTGCTCAAAGTCAGCGTTTTTATACCCCACTGGCATTAGCAGATATCAACCCTTCCGTGCCTGCCGGGCCCAATGCTGAAGCTCGTTATTGTGCGGCCGCCAGTGCGGAGATAGGGGCGAATATGGCTGCATCCTTGCGGCTCCTTTCGGTGGCCTGTCCCGAAGTTGTTATGGATATTGTGTACCAACCCCAGATAACCGCGTTGTTGGCGCTGGCTTCAATGTTCGGAGCTAAAACCGTGAATGGCTTGGGAATGAATTTAGAGCAAGCTGTTATTGCCTTTGATAAGGCAACTGCGGGAGTTGGGCTGCGTTCAAGTGACGTTAATGTTGTTCGTCAGGCTATGCAGGAACTTTAA